TCGTGGAAAAGCTTTTCCGGGACGCCCGGACGACCCTTATCTGTGATGGCGCCAATGATACGCTTTCAGTGGCCGGCGGGTACAAGATCGCTAAGGTTTATCCCCGGAGGGGATGATAAAAGAATAGAGTTAAGAGTTCGGAGTTCGGAGAAACCTATTTTTATGCTTCGTGGGAAAGGAGGTGTTACATGAAACTGAAGGGCAGAGTCGCCCTGATTACTGGCGCCGGCAGCGGGTTTGGCAGGGAAATTGCCAGACTGATGGCGCAGGAAGGGGCAAAAATCGCAGTGAACGATGTCAATGTCCGGGCCATTGAAGAAACTCTGGAGATTATCCAGAAGACAGGATCGGAGGGATTGTCCCTGGAGGCCGATGTCAGTAATGTTGATCAGGTCAAAGCCATGTTTGAAAAAGTGGTTTCAAGGTGGGGAACGATCGACATACTGGTCAATAATGCCGGCATCGTCATGAAACCGGACTGGAAAGACTATGAAGACCTTCATAACAGTTCCATTCTTAAGGCCGTGGATGAGGTGATGAAGACCGGTAAGGTGCAGGAGTCCATGAAAATCACCTCCGCCTTTAAGGACGAATGGTGGCACACCACCATCAATATCAATCTCAATGGGACTTTCTATTGCACCCGCGAGGCCCTCAGGGTGATGGAAAAGAAAGGAAAGGGGAAAATTGTCAATATAGCCTCGATTGCCGGGGTCCAAGGTGAACCCAATATCCCTGCCTATTCTGCCTCTAAGGGCGGGATTGTCGCCTTTACCAAAGCCGTGGCCAGGGAGGTGATCGGTTCCGGAATTATGGTCAATGCCGTGGCTCCCGGATATTGTGATACCCCACTGATAAGCACCATTGATCCACAGCTTCTGCCGATCCTGAAAAGTCAAATACCCATAGGACGTCTGGGAACAGCCAATGAAGTAGCCAGCCTGGTTGTTTATTTAGCCACGGATGAAGCCGATTATATTGTGGGGCAGGTTATCGGGGTCAATGGGGGGATGGGGGTTTAGTTCGAAAATAAAGTTTCAAGTTGCAGGACGCAAGATTCAAGTGAGACAAACGACTCAGGGACCAGGGGCCAGGTGTCGGGGATCAGCGAAAGACTTTTTCATGCTTCGTTGTGCCACGCCCTGGCGTGGCATGTGAATTAGGTTAAAAAGCGTTGCGGGTTACGGGTTCAAAATTAATATAGTTAAAAAACCAAATTACCAAGGAGGATTATGCAATGAAGCGCACCGGATTGTTTTTAACTTTGGTTTTTATTTTTGCGGTTTTTGTGGTCTCAGGCCAACCCTGTTTTGCGGCCAAAACACTTAAGATCGGGGTCCTGGATTCCCTGACAGGCGTCATGGCTCCTGGCGAAGGGCTTATGCACCAGGGGGTGTTGATAGCCGCCGACTGGATTAATGACAAGGGGGGTATAACTATTAAGGGGGAGAACTATAAAATCGAATTAGTCTCCGAAGACACCAAGAGCTCCGGCGAGGGTATGATCGCCGCTGCCAATAAGGTGATCATGGAGCAGGACGTTAAATTCCTGGTCGGCGGGGTGATGACCGAAATGAATTTAGCCGCCAATTCAGTCACGGTTCCAGCCAAGGTAACCCATATCCGGCAATACATCTGCCTGGCTCCGGATGAATTAGGGCCTAATGCCCCCCAGGTATTCAGCCAGAACCCGGGCATCGTGGCCGGCATGCGGATCGCCTTCGCCCATCTGAAGGCGAAGTACCCCAAGGCTAAAACCATGTCTTTTATCTGGCCGGCCGACGGCGGCGAGCCTTACCGGCAGAAATATCTGAAGCTGCTGGCCGATGAATTCGGTTTCAAGGTGGTCTTTACCGGGGCCTTCCCGAACGACACCACGGACTTTAATCCTATCGTGACCAAGGCCCTGGAGGCCAAGGCGGACATCTTTTCTCCGATGGATGGCTGGCCCTATCATATCGGCTCCATCATTAAAGCCGCCCGGTCCAAGGGCTACAAGGGACCTCTCTTCAACGTTACCCCCAGCGCCTTGCCCGACATCATCGAAGCCGCCGGCGCCGGGCCGGAAGTGGAAGGTTTCTTTATCGTCAGTTGGTATATGCATGGTGAGGGGGTGCCGCCCATCATGAAAGAAATTACAAAAAGAGGCGTCGCCAAGTTTGGAAAGAACTTCCACTGGCATTCCTTCGGGTTCAATACGCTCTGGAGTCTGGTTCAGGCCATTGAGTCCGCTCAAAGCCTGGATCCGACCGTGGTAGCCAATCACTGGCGTACCATGAAAACCATTCAAACCGTGACCGGCCCCGGGATCATGGGCGGGCAGAAGACCTACGGGATCAACAACGTGGTCTGTCAACCTTTAGCCATTGTTCAGGTTGTTAAAGGTAAACCGGTAAACGTCAAGTGGGCCGGTAACAAGCACACACCGTAGTAGAGGCATTTACATTTTGGACGCAGATGAACGCAGATGACGCAGATTGCCAGGATTTAATTTGAAAAAAAGTTTCAAGTTTCAAGTTGCAGGTTGAGGGTTTTCGCTTTGAGCTTATTGTTTGAACCTGCGGGTATCGGCGAAAATCTGCGTCCAAATTTAATTCTTGCGGGGTAAGAGGCGTGGTTTCACAAATAGCAGGGCATCTGATCAATGTGATGATGATATCGTCCATCTATCTATTGGCGGCCTTGGGTTTTGCCCTTGTTTTCGGCGTCATGCGCATCATGAATTTCGCCCACGGCGCCATCTATATGGTCAGCGGTTATGTCTGCTACTA
This is a stretch of genomic DNA from Deltaproteobacteria bacterium. It encodes these proteins:
- a CDS encoding ABC transporter substrate-binding protein, yielding MKRTGLFLTLVFIFAVFVVSGQPCFAAKTLKIGVLDSLTGVMAPGEGLMHQGVLIAADWINDKGGITIKGENYKIELVSEDTKSSGEGMIAAANKVIMEQDVKFLVGGVMTEMNLAANSVTVPAKVTHIRQYICLAPDELGPNAPQVFSQNPGIVAGMRIAFAHLKAKYPKAKTMSFIWPADGGEPYRQKYLKLLADEFGFKVVFTGAFPNDTTDFNPIVTKALEAKADIFSPMDGWPYHIGSIIKAARSKGYKGPLFNVTPSALPDIIEAAGAGPEVEGFFIVSWYMHGEGVPPIMKEITKRGVAKFGKNFHWHSFGFNTLWSLVQAIESAQSLDPTVVANHWRTMKTIQTVTGPGIMGGQKTYGINNVVCQPLAIVQVVKGKPVNVKWAGNKHTP
- a CDS encoding 3-oxoacyl-ACP reductase FabG, giving the protein MKLKGRVALITGAGSGFGREIARLMAQEGAKIAVNDVNVRAIEETLEIIQKTGSEGLSLEADVSNVDQVKAMFEKVVSRWGTIDILVNNAGIVMKPDWKDYEDLHNSSILKAVDEVMKTGKVQESMKITSAFKDEWWHTTININLNGTFYCTREALRVMEKKGKGKIVNIASIAGVQGEPNIPAYSASKGGIVAFTKAVAREVIGSGIMVNAVAPGYCDTPLISTIDPQLLPILKSQIPIGRLGTANEVASLVVYLATDEADYIVGQVIGVNGGMGV